A region of the Nocardia nova SH22a genome:
AGGATGTGCGTTTCGCGGGCGGCCTGGCGGCCGAGGTTCCGGCGAACGGTTCGGTGACCATCCTGCCGGCCGTCGCCGGCGGCGCGCGCTGATCCGTCGTGGCACGTTACGAATCGCTGATCGAGACCCTCGGCGACACCCCGCTGGTGGGGCTGCGGACGCTGTCGCCGCAATGGGACGGCGACAACCATGTGCGGTTGTGGGCCAAACTCGAGGACCGCAATCCGACCGGGTCGATCAAGGACCGCCCGGCGCTGCGCATGATCGAGGAGGCCGAGGCGGTCGGCCGGTTGCGGCCCGGCTGCACGATTCTGGAGCCGACCAGCGGTAATACCGGAATCTCGCTGGCCATGGCGGCCAAACTCAAGGGCTATCGCCTGGTCTGTGTGATGCCGGAGAACACCTCGGTCGAGCGGCGTCAGCTGCTGACCATGTTCGGCGCCGAGATCATCGACTCCCCGGCCGCGGGCGGATCGAATCAGGCCGTGGCGCGGGCGAAGGAGATCGCCGCCGAACATCCGGACTGGGTGATGCTGTACCAGTACGGCAATCCCGCCAACGCCGAGGCGCACTATCGGGGGACCGGTCCGGAGATCCTGGCCGATCTGCCCGAGATCACCCATTTCGTCGCGGGTCTGGGAACCACCGGAACGCTGATGGGAACCGGCCGTTACCTGCGCGAACACGTCGCCGACATCCAGATCGTGGCCGCCGAGCCTCGCTACGGCGAACTGGTTTACGGCCTGCGCAACATCGACGAGGGATTCATTCCCGAGCTGTACGACGAAACCGTGCTGACCTCGCGATTCTCCGTCGGTCCCTACGACGCCGTGCGCCGCACCCGGGAGCTGGTGCTCGAGGAGGGCATCTTCGCGGGCATCTCCACCGGCGCGATCCTGCATGCCGCGCTCGGCGTGGGCGCCAAGGCGCTGCGGGCGGGAACCCGGGCCGATATCGCCTTCGTGGTCGCCGACGGCGGCTGGAAATATCTGTCGACCGGCGCCTACGACGGCACGCTGGAGGAGGCCGAGGAGCGGCTCGAGGGCCAGCTCTGGGCGTGAGGCATCCGATGCGGTGCCGGTACCCTCGACATCATGAGGGGCCTGCCGGTCCCGCCAGGAGGTGATGGTCGTGGCCGAGCAGATGGGCGCATCCTTCGATCCCGATCGGATCGCCGCGTTGCGCGCTCAGCTGGACAAGTCCGCCCAGGCGCCGGCGGGTTCGAACGTGCCGCCCCGGCTCGTGCCGCCCGCCGCACCGCCCGCCACCGAGCCCGGCCGCACGGCCGCGCTGAAGCTGTTGTGGCAGCGCGCGATTGCGATCACCCTCTGCTTCGTCGCACTGCTCTACGCGATCGAGGGCGTGGACACGGTCACCTCGCACGATCTGGACCAGGCGGGGGTGAAGCCGCGCACCGCCGCCGGACTGGACGGCATCCTGTTCGCCCCGGTCCTGCACGCCAGCTGGACGCATCTGCTCGGCAACACGCTGCCGGTGATCGTGCTGGGGTTGCTGACCCTGCTCACCGGAATCGGGCGCGGACTCGCCGCGACCGCGATCGTCTGGGTGGTGGGCGGAGTCGGCACCTGGCTCACCGGTGGCGCCAACTCGGTGCACATCGGCGCATCGGTTCTGGTGTTCGGGTGGCTGACCTATCTCATCTCGCGCGGCCTGTTCACGCGCAACCTCTGGCAGATCGGGCTGGGCGTGGTCGTCGGCCTGCTCTACGGCTCCATTCTGTGGGGTGTCCTGCCCGGACAGCCCGGAATCTCTTGGCAAGGCCATCTTTTCGGGGCGTTGGGTGGATTGCTGGCCGGCTGGGTACTCTCCTCGAATGAACGTCGTCATCGTCGCGGGGAGAGTGCCGGCCGCCTCGCAACTTCGGGGTGACTGCGGAACTCGGTCGGCGATTTGGGGGATCCCCAGTTGAGCGAGAATGCAGCGTGGCAGCATGGGGGAATGCGCCTCACCGTCCTCGGGTGTTCGGGCAGTGTGTCCGGCCCGGATTCCCCTGCGTCGGGCTATCTCCTGACCGGTCCGGATATGACTCCCACCGTGATCGACTTCGGCCCGGGTGTGCTGGGCGCGCTGCAGCGCTACCTGGATCCCGGTGAGGTCGACATCTTCCTCACCCATCTGCACGCCGACCACTGCCTCGACATGCCGGGGCTCCTGGTGTGGCGGCGGTATCACCCGAATCCGCCGAGCGGGAAGGCGATCGTGCGCGGCCCGTCGGATTCGGCGCTGCGGATCGGCAATGCCTCCGCCGAGATCGGCGGAGAATGCGACGACTGGTCGGACGTGATCGATCTGCGGCCCTGGGAAGAGGGCGGCGAAACCACCTTCGGCCCGGGACACACCGTCCTGGCCCGGCGGATGTATCACCCGCCGGAGTCCTACGGCCTGCGCATCACCACCAACTCCGGCAAGGTCCTGGTCTACACCGGCGATACGGCGTTGTGCGATGCGGTGTTCGAACTGGCGCAGGGCGCCGACATCCTGCTGTCGGAGGCGTCCTGGACCCACGATCCGGCCAATCGCCCGCCCGGAATTCATCTTTCGGGCACCGAGGCCGGAATGATCGCCGCGCGTGCGGGTGTCGGCGAACTGCTGCTGACCCACATTCCGCCGTGGACCTCCCGCGAGGATGTCATCGCCGAGGCGAAGGAACAGTTCAGCGGGCCCGTGCACGCGGTATCGCCCGGTGAGGTCGTCGAAATCTGACTCCCGCACACCGCCCGGACCGGTCGGTGCGACCCATCCCTTAGGCTGGCGTGGTGTCTAGACGAGCCGATGGCAGAGCGGACGACGAACTCCGCGAGGTAAGGATCACCCGGGGATTCACCACGCATCCGGCGGGTTCGGTACTGGTCGAATTCGGTCAGACGCGGGTCATGTGCACCGCGAGCGTGACCGAGGGCGTGCCCCCGTGGCGGCGCGATTCCGGATTGGGCTGGCTCACAGCCGAATACGCGATGCTACCGGCGGCCACCCACACCCGCAGCGGGCGGGAATCGGTGAAGGGCAAGGTCGGCGGGCGCACCCAGGAGATCAGCCGGTTGGTCGGCCGGTCGCTGCGCGCGTGCATCGACCTGTCGGCGATCGGTGAGAACACCATCGCCCTCGACTGCGATGTGCTGCAGGCCGACGGCGGCACCCGCACCGCCGCCATCACCGGCGCGTACGTGGCGCTGGCCGACGCCGTCACCTATCTGGCCGCGGCCGGTCGCCTGGCCGACCCGCAGCCGATCTCGTGCATGATCGCCGCGGTGAGCGTCGGTGTGGTCGACGGCCGGGTGCGCCTGGATCTGCCCTACGAGGAAGACTCGCGCGCCGAGGTCGATATGAACGTGGTCGCCACCGACACCGGCACCCTGGTCGAGATCCAGGGCACCGGCGAGGGCGCCACCTTCCCGCGCTCGACGCTGGACAAACTGCTGGACTCCGCGCTGGCGGGCTGTGAGCAGCTGTTCGAGGTGCAGAAGCAGGCGCTGGCTCTGCCGTATCCGGGACAACTGCCCGAACCGAGCGAGAAGAAGAAGTAGTGGCGCGCCGGGTACTGGTGGCCAGCCGCAACGCCAAGAAACTCGGCGAACTACGCCGTATCCTCACCGAGGCCGGTGTGGAGGGTCTGGAGGTCATCGGCCTGGACGAGGTTCCGCCGTTCCCCGAGGCCCCCGAAACCGCCGCGACCTTCGAGGGCAACGCCCTGGCCAAGGCCCGCGACGGCGCGGCGGCCACCGGATTGGCCTGTGTCGCAGACGATTCCGGAATAGCCGTCGACGCACTCAACGGTATGCCCGGCGTCCTGTCGGCCCGCTGGTCCGGTCGCCACGGCGACGACACCGCCAACAACGAACTGTTGCTGGCCCAGTTGGGGGACGTTCCCGACGCACGCCGCGGCGCCCGCTTCGTCTCGGCCTGCGCCCTGGTCGCCGACGGCCGCGAGGTCGTGATGGTCGGGGAGTGGCCCGGCGTGATCGCACGAAAGCCGGTGGGCGAGGGCGGTTTCGGCTACGACCCGCTGTTCGTACCGGACGGTGGCACGGTCTCGGCGGCCCAGCTGTCCCCGGCCGAGAAGGATGCCGCCTCCCACCGCGGACGGGCCCTGCGCGCTTTGCTCCCCGCCTTGGCTGAGCTCGCCGAGTCCTGACCCGACCACGGTTTGTTCGGGCATCAGCCGGTGGGAAGGACGCCGCCTGGTGGCACGGCCGAGTTTTGGGGGCTTGCGTTCGGCGCTGGCCGGACTCGCGGTATCCGGGCTCGGTCATGCCGGCCGCCAGCTTCGGGTGACCGGAGTGCGGAGGCGGACTCGAAATCGGCCGGAGCGGAAGAATCCGACTGTGCCGGTGAACTACCGGTGCCCGCTCGGGCTGGTGTCGCTGGTGTTCGGGAACGGGTGAACAGTACCGTGCAGGTATGGCGTTGATCGATATCGAGGATCTACCTGCGACCACTTCCGACGTCTTGCGGCGGCGGGCCCGTGCGGCCGGATTACCGGCGCGGCAGTATGTGCGCCGGGAGTTGACCACGCTCGCGAACAAGCGGGTGCCCATCGACGCGGTCGTGCGGTTCCTTGCCGACGAGCGGCCCGAACGGCTCGGTGCCGAGGTCGACGCAGGGGCCGCGGCCTTGATCGATCTCTACGACCTGCCATACGAGGCATGGAGCGTATTCACCGCGCGCGCTGCGGCAGCGGATATGTCGCTGAGTGAATACGTGCGCCAGGAGTTGATCACCTCGGCACGGCGCAGCACCGTCGAGGACGCGGTGCTCGAGATCCGTGAGGTCCTGGAGAACTCACCGGGTCTGGAACTCGACATGCAGGACGTGATCGAGTCGGTGAGGTACGCCCGCGGCCTGTAGCCGCTCGAATCCGGCCTAGATACTCGGAGCGGCGGGGGAGTTCAAGAACTCCGCGCGCACCTGGCGGGTGCGGTAGTGCTCGCACACGAAGGACAGGAACGGGATGGTGCCCGCGAGGGCGGTGATCACCAGGGTCAGCGGCTTCCAGCGGGTCTTGATGCCGAGGTCGATGGTGAAGACCAGGTACAGCATGTAGAAGATGCCGTGGATCTGGCCGACGTAGAACAGCCAGTGCGGCGCCTTGCTGCTGTCGTCGATGAGCAGGTATTTGTACACCATCTCCGCGCACAGCAGCAGCAGCCAGACACCGGTGATGTAGGCGAGTACCCGGTAGCGGGTCAGGGCCGAGCGGATGCGGCCGGTGTCGCGTGCGGGGCGCGCGGGCGCGGGGGCCGGTGTGGTGGTGGCGGCCGGGGTGGTGGGCTGCTCGCTCAACCGGCTCTCCTCTCGGTGTCGGTGCCGTCGAGTCCGGCGGCGTGCATCCGCTCGCGCACATCCTGTGCGTGCAGATCGGCAAGGTATTTGTTGTATTCGGCCAGGACCGGATCGTCGTCGCGGGCGGCGGTCGGCCGTTCGGGCAGGATGCCCGCCGGAATCTCGCGCGGCGCAACGGGTTTGGTCTTGCGCCGAGCGGGCGCGTCCGCGGCAGGCGTCTCGGTGGTCGCCTCGGCGGGTTCGCCGTCGGCATCGCGTTCCAGCCGGACGAAACGGAAATACGCGAACACCACGAATCCTGCGAACAGCGGCCACTGCAGGGCATAGCCGAGGTTCTGCCCGGTTCCGGTCGAGGATTCGAAGCGTCCCCACTGCCACCAGCCCAGCCCCAGGCACGCCAGCGCGGCCACGATCACCAAGATGATCAGAGCCGGGCGGCGATGGGGTGCGGACACGCCTACCACGGTACCTGTCTACTACATCGGCCGTAGTGTGAGGTACCTCCGATCGTGCGACCGGATCCGGCAGGTCAGAACTTGTAGGTCACCCCGGTGAGCCGTTCCGATTCCTCCCACAGTCGGCGCTGCAGATCCTTGTTCTTCGACAGCCCGGTCGACGGGGACGGCCGCACCGGACCCCGCGAACCGAACAGCCACGTGGGACCCCAGTAGGTGTTCGGATCGGCGTCCGGTTCGGTCGCCGCGAACAGGCTGGACTCGGCGGCCTTGCGCGGGGAGTGTCCGACCAGCGCGATGAACGGCTTGGCCACCTTGTCGATCGGCGTCTCGGTGCGGGTGAACAGATCGGTCGCCGAGACCCCCGGGTGCACGGCGTAGGACCGCTTGGCCGATCCGGTTTCGCTCAGGCGGCGCTGCAACTCCCGCGCGAACATCAGGTTCGACAGCTTGGCCTGGGCATAGGCCAGGTTGCGCTGGTAGCGGCGGTGCTCGTAGTTGAGATCGTCGATCCACAGCTTCGGGGTCTGCCGGTGCGCGATGCTCGACAGCGTCACCACCCGATCGCCGACGCGGTCGAGCAGCAGTCCGGTGAGCGCGAAGTGTCCGAGGTGGTTCACACCCCACTGCGTCTCGAATCCGTCCTTCGTGCGCGAGAACGGGATGTTCATCAGCCCGGCATTGTTGATCAGGACATCGAATTCCCCGGTGCGGTCGGCGAATTCGCGCACGGAGGCGAGATCGGCCAGATCCAGGCCCGATACCCGGACATCTCCGTCGATGCCGTCGGCGACCTGCTGCGCGGTCGTGGTGTTGCGGCAGGCCATGATCACCGTGGCGCCCTTGGCGGCCAGGACCCGGGTGGTCTGCTTGCCGATTCCGCCGTTGGCTCCGGTGATCACGAATGTGCGTCCGTGCTGCGCCGGAATATCGCCGGGATTCCACGCCATGGTGAGCCCTCACTGTTCACGGTTCGGAAGGGAGCCTCGTCGCGTTCCCTCGCCGCCCGACCTTACTCCAGAGTAAGTTCCGGCGGTAGGGGTATGTCACAGTCGATTCAGCGTATCGATCGAGGTGCGGTCTCGCGCGATTCGAATGCCGGAGATTTGCGGATTCTCGAACCGAACTGGCGTATTGCCGTGTTGCCCCGAACAAATCGGCCACAGGGCACATACTGAGCTAATGTCCGGTGTTGCCGCAGTCGCCGAATCGCCCGCACCCGTCAGTCATACCCGAGCCAATGTCGTCTTCATCACCGTCGTGCTGGGGATGTTGATGGCGGCACTGGATCAGACCATCGTCTCCACCGCCCTGCCCACGATCGTCGCCGATCTCGGCGGCGCCGGACATATGGCCTGGGTGGTGACGGCCTATCTGCTGGCCGAGGCGGTCGCGACGGCGCTGGCCGGTAAGTTCGGCGATCTGTTCGGCCGCAAACTGGTCTTCCAGATCAGCGGCGTCGTTTTCATCGTCGGTTCAATGGTCGCCGGACTCGCGAACGGGATGGCGGTGCTGATCGTCGCGCGCGGCATCCAGGGCGTGGGCGCGGGCGGTCTGATGGTCACCGCGATGGCCCTGATCGCCGATGTCATCCCGCTGCGCGACCGCGGAAAGTATCAGGGCGCACTGGGTGCGGTCTTCGGTATCACCACGGTGGTCGGGCCGACCCTGGGCGGGCTGTTCACCGATCACGCCAGCTGGCGCTGGTGCTTCTATGTGAACGTTCCCATCGCGATCGTGATGATCGTGATTGCCGCACGGGCGATTCCGTCGATCCGCGCGGCGGTGCGGCCGGTGATCGACTACGCCGGAATCGCGTTGGTCGCCATCGGCGTCAGCTGCCTGATCCTGGCACTGGAGTGGGGCGGTCAGGAGTATCCGTGGGGATCGGCCACCATCATCGGCCTGTTCGCCGCGGCGGTGGTGCTGATCGCGGGCTTCGTATTCGTCGAGCTGCGCGCCGCCGAGCCGATGCTGCCGATGCATCTGTTCCGCAGCAATGTGTTCACGGTCTGCTCCATCCTGAGCTTCATCGTCGGCTTCGCGATGCTCGGCGCGCTGACCTATCTCCCGGCCTATCTGCAATACGTCACCGGCGTCTCGGCCACCGCGTCCGGACTGCGGACACTGCCGATGGTGGTCGGCCTGTTCACCACCTCGATCATCTCCGGACAGGTGGTCGGCCGGACCGGACAGTACAAGTACTTCCCGGTCGCGGGCACCGCGGTGATGGCCGTCGGCCTCTATCTGATGTCGACGATGGGCCGGACCACCGGTTTCTGGTTGCAATCGCTGTACATGCTGATCCTCGGGCTGGGGATCGGCCTGGCGATGCAGGTGCTCACGATCGTCGTGCAGAACACGGTGCCGTACCACGATCTGGGGACCGCGACCTCCGGGGTGACCTTCTTCCGGACGCTGGGGTCGACCTTCGGCACCGCGATCTTCGGCACGCTCTACAGCAATCAGCTGGAACCGAATCTGCGCGAGGCCTTCGCGCAGGTGCCGGGTGTCCCGCCCGCGGTGGCGCAGAGTCCGCAACTGCTGCACAAACTTCCGCACGAACAGGCCGTCCCGATCATCGACGCCTACGCTGACACCATCGACTACGTCTTCCGCTGGGTGGTCCCGGTCGCGGTGGTGGGATTCCTCGTGGCCTGGTTGCTCAAACAGGTGCCGCTGCGCGACAGCGTGCGCGCGGAGGCGGCGGATGTGGGCGGCGGGTTCTCCGTGCCGGATTCGTCGGATCGCGCTGTGCGGCTGGAACATTCGCTGGCCAGTGTGATGCGGCGGCTGCGCGAGGACGAACTTCCCGATCCGCGGATCCTGGCCGCCGCGGACAGTCCGCTGGGCCGGGATCAGGCGTGGGCGATCGGGCAGGTGAAGATGCTGCAGCGCGCCCGGGGCTCGGCCGACCTCGCCGCGGTGGCGCGAGCGCACTGGATGCCGCCGGAGGTGCTGGAACCGGTGTACGACAAGGCGGTTCGGTCCGGCTATATCGAATTCACCGGCGAGCGCATGTCGTTGACGGCCAGTGGCCAGGACGAATACGACCGGATTCTGGCCGCCTGGCGGCAATGGTTGTGTCGCTATCTGGACGACTGGGACTGCGCCGATCCCGACGACCGCGCCCTGTTCGATCAGGCCCTGGACAGTATCGCGGCGAAACTGCTGGACGAGGTCGACCGGCCGGAGGCGCTGCGGCTGCCGGTGTGAACCGCAGCGCTCGCCGGATCAGACCGCGGCAGGTTCCGCGCGCTCGTCGACCGGCGCGTCCCAGTCGATGGTGTAGCCCTGCTCGCGGGCCAGTACCTCGTCGATCTTGAACGCCTTGGTCGCCAGCGGCATCATCACCGGCATGAGCCGACGCATCACCGGGCCGACGGTCTTGGACTGGTTGATCTTGGCCCCGCGCGCGGTGATCTTCTCCACCCGAGGCCGCCGAATCCGTTCGTAGGCGGCGAAAGCCGTTGCCGGATCATCGAAGTCGCGCAGGCAGCGGGCGATCTGGATGGCGCTCTCGATGGCCAGCGACGCGCCCTGCCCGGTGCTGTTGGACGGTGCGTGCACGGCATCGCCGACCAGCACCATGCGGTCGCGGTACCAGTGCGGCACCGGCGGCATGATGTGCAGGCCGCCGGTGGTGACCAGGTCCTGCGGCGGGGTGTTGCGCACGAGTTCGGCGCCGGGGCTGTCCTCGCCGTAGACCTCGGCCAGCGTGCGCAACCATCGCTCGGCCGGTACCTCGCGCGCCTCGGTCAGCGAAAGATATTGCTTGTGCGGAAGATTCGCGCCCCAGGCGATCCGGCCGTCGGGCATCGACCAGTACAGGTAGTAGGCGTGACGGCCGTAGGCGAACACCATCGTCTGTGCCGGGATGTCGACCGGGCATTCGGTGTAGGCGCCGAACCCGAGCATGCCGGTGTAGTCCGGGCCGGGCGCCTGGGGATCGATCAGGGCGCGTACCCGGGACTTGATGCCGTCGGCGCCGATGAGGATATCGGCGGTGGCGGTGGAACCATCGGCGAATCGGGCGGTGACGCCGCCGGGGTGCTCGTCGACACCGACCAGACGCTTGGAGTATTCGATTCCGACCCCGGCGGCCACGGCATGATCGTGCAGCACCCGGTGCAGGTCGCTGCGGTCGATCGTGTAGAGCGGTTGCGGCCCGGCGGGCATCTCGATCGTCTTGCGCCCCAGCGACATCACGCTGCGGGTCACGGGCGCCGCGAGCGCGCGGACCGCGTCGCCGACGCCGATGATGTCGAGTGCCGCCGGGCCGTTCGGCGCGAAACCGAGCGCGCTGCCGATGTTGTGGGCGGGACCGGGATAGGCCTCGTACACGGTGGCCTCGATACCGGCCTTGTGCAGTGCGGTGGCGGCGACCGGCCCGGCGATACCGCCGCCGATGACGAGTGCGGACGTGACTGCGGACATGGGAATACTCCTGGTGTGGATGAACCCGATCCGATCCGCGGAGTACGCACCCCGTTATCCTGAAGTTGCCACACTTGGACCAGGGTTCGCCTGCGCGAATGCGGTTCGAGAGGTGAATGGATCGGGCTCGGCTCGGTGTTGGTAGCACCGGCCGGGCCCGGTTTCTCAGTCGGAGGTCGACTGCCTGAACGTGCCTCCTTCCACCATGGCGGCGATCTCGCCGGGCGGGATGTTCTCGGTGTGCGTCCGGCGCCAGAAATCGACGTCGGGGAAGGTGCCCGAGGCCAGCTCGTCGCGCAGCGCGGCGACCCATTCGGCCTCGGCCGCCAGCATCGCGACGCCGAATTCGGCCTCGATCATGAACAGCCGGGGGATGAGCGCGGCCTGCTCGTCTATCTCGTGGCGCCGGGCCTCGATCTCGCGGTGCAGTTGTTCGATCCGGGTCTCGAGCAGGGTGATCACCTCGTCCGGCGGCAGCATGGCCACGACGGACAGACCGGCGACGAACCGGTGGTGTTCGGGCTCCGGGGTGGAGATCAGCTCGCGGGTCCAGTCCTCGGCTTCGGCGAGCCCGGCGTCGGTGAGCCGGTAGATGGTGCGCTCGGGCCGGGCGCCGTCGCGCTCACTGCCGATGACCTCGACGAATCCGTGCTTCTCCAAGTTCTGCACCACGGTGTAGAGCGAGCCCCACTTGATGTCCATATCGCGGTCCTTACCGCGCTCGCGCAGGACGGCGGCGAGTTCGTAGCGGTGCATCGGACGCTCGATCAGGGCCGCCAGCACCGCGAGGGCCAGCAGATTTCCGACTTTGCGCTTCGCGGCCACGCGCACACCTCCTTACTCGTCTACGAATATACGTCTACGAGTATTCGCCCACAAGGGGAGCACAAAAAGAACCACCCCCGGAATTCCGGCGTGCCGGCGCCGGATCGGGGGTGGTTCGCCACGGCGCTGCCGATGGGATGTGCGTCGCGGAGTCGATGAGGGCCGCTCCGGTCGCGTCAGGCGCGCCGTGACATCTCGAGCCGCGTGTGCGCGCGGCCCGGATGCTGCCGGTATCTACTATGTGTGTACGTAGACAGTAGGTGGCTGGCCGCTCGCGGGTCAAGGGTGTCGGCGACCCTTCCGCGCCGCGGGCGGTTATCGTGGCGATCGTGCGGATCTTTGTGGCGGGCGCGACCGGAGTACTCGGCGCCGGACTGACACCCTTGCTGATCTCGGCCGGATTCGAGGTGGCGGGGATGACCCGGTCGTCCGAGAAGGCCGCGACGCTGCGGGAATTCGGCGCCGAACCGGTCGTCTGCGATGTGTACGACGCGGCGGCACTCGAGCGGGCGGTGCGGGACTACGCACCCGATCTGGTCATGCACCAGCTGACCGATCTGCCCGACGACGCCGCGGATCTGGCCGCCGGACGCGCCGCCAATGCCCGGATGCGCCGGGAGGGCACCGCGAATCTGATCGCCGCCGCGCAGGCCGCGGGCGTGAAACGCTTTCTGGCGCAGAGTGTTGCGTGGGACATGTCGGGGGAGGGCCAGGCGGCCAAGGAATATCTCGAGGAGTCGGTGCTCGGCATCGGCGGAGTCGTCCTGCGCTACGGGCAGTTCTACGGTCCCGGCACCTACTATCCGGAACCGTCGGCCAAGCCCGATCCGCCGCGAATCCACATCGCGGAGGCCACCGCGCGCACCGTCGTCGCACTGGATCTGACATCGGGTGTCTACGCGGTCACCGAGGACGGGCGAATGGATTTCGAACCCGTGCAATGATTTTCGGTGTCGTGTGCACGCCGCCGGAGAAGTTC
Encoded here:
- a CDS encoding NAD-dependent epimerase/dehydratase family protein encodes the protein MRIFVAGATGVLGAGLTPLLISAGFEVAGMTRSSEKAATLREFGAEPVVCDVYDAAALERAVRDYAPDLVMHQLTDLPDDAADLAAGRAANARMRREGTANLIAAAQAAGVKRFLAQSVAWDMSGEGQAAKEYLEESVLGIGGVVLRYGQFYGPGTYYPEPSAKPDPPRIHIAEATARTVVALDLTSGVYAVTEDGRMDFEPVQ